From a region of the Stenotrophomonas sp. BIO128-Bstrain genome:
- a CDS encoding response regulator transcription factor, with product MRILVIEDNSDIAANLGDYLEDRGHTVDFAADGVTGLHLAVVHEFDAIVLDLNLPGMDGIEVCRKLRNEARKQTPVLMLTARDSLDNKLAGFDSGADDYLIKPFALQEVEVRLNALSRRGKGVQTRVLETGDLEYNLDTLEVRRQGKLLQLNPTALKILQALMEASPAVVTRQELETRVWGEELPDSDSLRVHIHGLRAVVDKPFEVPMIQTRHGIGYRIAAPEA from the coding sequence GTGCGAATTCTCGTCATCGAAGACAACAGCGACATTGCCGCCAACCTCGGCGATTACCTCGAAGACCGCGGTCACACCGTCGACTTCGCCGCCGATGGCGTCACCGGCCTGCACCTGGCGGTCGTCCATGAGTTCGACGCGATCGTGCTGGACCTCAACCTGCCCGGCATGGATGGGATCGAGGTCTGTCGCAAGCTCCGCAACGAGGCGCGCAAGCAGACCCCGGTGCTGATGCTGACAGCCCGCGATTCGCTGGACAACAAGCTGGCCGGCTTCGACTCCGGCGCCGACGACTACCTGATCAAGCCGTTCGCGCTGCAGGAAGTCGAGGTGCGTCTTAACGCCCTGTCGCGTCGCGGCAAGGGCGTGCAGACCCGCGTGCTGGAAACCGGCGATCTGGAATACAACCTGGACACGCTGGAAGTGCGCCGCCAGGGCAAGCTGCTGCAGCTCAACCCGACCGCGCTGAAGATCCTGCAGGCGCTGATGGAGGCCTCCCCGGCCGTCGTCACCCGCCAGGAACTGGAAACCCGCGTCTGGGGCGAAGAGCTGCCGGATTCGGATTCCCTGCGCGTGCACATCCACGGCCTGCGCGCCGTGGTCGACAAGCCCTTCGAAGTCCCGATGATCCAGACCCGCCATGGCATCGGATACCGCATCGCCGCGCCGGAAGCCTGA